A section of the Clostridium omnivorum genome encodes:
- a CDS encoding lipopolysaccharide biosynthesis protein encodes MRTKKAVKNLTYNLIFYIIASLLGFVTRKIFINELGVQIAGLNSLFSSVLGFLNLAELGIESAVIFALYKPLAQDEKENIKGIIVFYQRLYRIAGIVILLLGLISTIFLPFFAKGQVNSHLVKVYFVIYILNTVVTYLFSSKLSLLNVDQKSYIISSIDGIMKILKSVAQILILIVYKSFLLYLALEALFSLIYYAYMNRIINKQYPWLKECNAVLDSDTKKSIFKNIKALSYHKIGSFVVYSTDYLVMSAFSTLSAVGMYSNYIMVINFFLNAIVKMFNGITASIGNLIIEDNSQKNYDVFKKLFLFNYWIVVFITISLYNTMDYFIAIWLGKQYFVSRFILIIALVNFYITALRPCVERFKEAAGIYNEDKYAPIAESIINLGFSILFAKYMGIAGVVLGTVVSDVAVIFWVKPLLVYKKVFRVSFKNYLLLYGKTLLLAIGILIISSGILKVLVLPYNFYGFMLNCMLNVVIINLILILVFRKTEEYSYLKNLVMSKFKIKTLN; translated from the coding sequence ATGAGAACGAAAAAAGCAGTGAAGAATCTAACATACAATTTAATATTTTATATAATAGCATCTTTATTAGGATTTGTTACTAGAAAAATATTTATAAATGAACTTGGGGTACAAATTGCGGGGCTAAATTCTCTTTTTTCTAGTGTACTTGGTTTCCTAAATCTAGCTGAACTTGGTATTGAGTCTGCTGTTATATTTGCTCTTTATAAACCCTTAGCTCAGGATGAAAAGGAGAATATTAAAGGAATAATAGTCTTTTACCAAAGGTTATATAGAATTGCAGGAATTGTTATTCTTTTACTTGGCTTAATATCAACAATATTCTTACCTTTCTTTGCAAAAGGTCAAGTTAATTCACATTTAGTTAAAGTTTATTTTGTGATTTACATTTTAAATACTGTTGTTACGTACCTATTTTCAAGCAAACTTTCTCTATTAAATGTAGACCAAAAGTCTTATATAATATCAAGTATTGATGGTATTATGAAAATATTAAAGAGTGTTGCACAGATTCTTATTCTTATAGTATATAAATCATTTTTATTATATTTAGCGCTTGAAGCATTATTTAGCTTAATTTATTATGCATATATGAATCGGATTATTAATAAGCAATATCCATGGTTAAAAGAATGCAACGCAGTATTAGATTCTGATACTAAGAAAAGTATTTTCAAAAATATCAAAGCGCTTTCTTACCATAAAATTGGTTCGTTTGTAGTGTACAGTACAGACTATCTTGTAATGTCAGCATTTTCAACTTTATCAGCTGTTGGTATGTATAGCAACTATATTATGGTTATTAATTTCTTCTTAAATGCTATAGTAAAAATGTTCAATGGAATCACTGCTAGTATTGGTAATTTGATTATTGAGGATAATAGTCAAAAAAATTATGATGTATTTAAAAAATTATTTTTATTTAACTATTGGATTGTAGTATTTATAACTATATCATTATATAATACTATGGATTATTTTATTGCTATTTGGTTAGGAAAACAATATTTTGTTAGCAGGTTTATATTGATTATAGCCCTTGTGAATTTTTATATAACTGCCTTGCGGCCATGTGTGGAAAGATTTAAGGAAGCAGCTGGCATTTATAATGAAGATAAGTATGCTCCAATTGCGGAGTCAATAATTAATTTAGGGTTTTCAATTTTGTTTGCAAAATATATGGGAATTGCTGGTGTTGTTTTAGGCACAGTGGTAAGTGATGTAGCAGTAATATTTTGGGTGAAGCCTTTACTAGTGTATAAGAAAGTCTTTAGAGTAAGTTTTAAGAATTATTTATTGTTATATGGTAAAACATTGTTACTTGCAATAGGAATTTTGATTATATCTTCTGGTATTTTAAAAGTCTTGGTTCTGCCATATAATTTTTATGGTTTTATGTTAAATTGCATGCTAAATGTTGTAATTATTAATTTAATACTAATATTAGTATTTAGAAAGACTGAGGAATATTCATACTTAAAGAATTTAGTTATGTCAAAGTTTAAAATAAAAACATTGAATTAA
- a CDS encoding glycosyltransferase family 2 protein, which produces MEPLISVIIPAYNCEEFIEDTINSVLSQTYKNIEIIVVDDGSKDKTSELIKAMSEMNPSIKYFYQSNSGVSMTRNKAINESKGEYVAFIDGDDLWYDTKLQKQVDKLVSGKYDACFCGHISWYMDSEKKISNIVKFENENIAYEYIKSEMWPQTSTWIVRRDTIIDNDIKFTPKCNWGEDVEFFTKVVSLSKVCFVDECLSVYRIRENNSLSSDFSKKQVYYLNEAKKMWERLEQWFNTLDNNNLNEVQKAKIISYIRNYRIPFLLINTLWHGIKEKELKEKYANIYKQQETIDCINNFKPKFTRVDIKTFIKSKLLKFKV; this is translated from the coding sequence TTGGAACCACTTATATCGGTTATAATTCCAGCATATAATTGTGAGGAGTTTATAGAGGATACAATAAATTCTGTTTTATCCCAAACGTATAAAAATATTGAAATAATAGTTGTTGATGATGGAAGTAAGGACAAGACTAGTGAACTTATTAAAGCTATGTCTGAAATGAATCCTAGTATAAAATATTTTTATCAAAGCAATTCAGGCGTATCAATGACTAGAAATAAAGCAATTAATGAGTCTAAAGGTGAATATGTTGCATTTATTGATGGTGATGACCTTTGGTATGATACAAAGCTGCAAAAACAGGTAGATAAACTAGTAAGTGGCAAATATGATGCATGCTTTTGTGGACATATAAGCTGGTATATGGATAGTGAAAAGAAGATTTCAAACATTGTTAAATTTGAAAATGAAAATATTGCTTATGAATACATAAAAAGTGAAATGTGGCCACAAACAAGCACTTGGATTGTTAGGAGAGATACTATAATTGATAATGATATTAAATTTACTCCAAAATGTAATTGGGGTGAAGATGTTGAATTTTTTACAAAGGTAGTTAGTTTGTCTAAGGTTTGCTTTGTAGATGAGTGCCTTTCTGTATATAGAATAAGAGAGAATAATTCATTATCATCAGATTTTTCTAAGAAGCAAGTTTATTATTTAAATGAAGCTAAAAAGATGTGGGAGAGGCTAGAACAATGGTTTAATACTTTAGATAATAATAATCTAAATGAAGTACAAAAGGCCAAAATAATTAGTTATATAAGGAATTATAGAATTCCATTTCTTTTAATAAATACATTATGGCATGGAATAAAAGAAAAAGAACTAAAAGAAAAATATGCAAACATATATAAACAACAAGAAACTATTGATTGTATAAATAATTTCAAACCAAAATTTACAAGAGTGGATATTAAAACATTTATTAAAAGCAAATTACTAAAATTTAAGGTTTGA
- a CDS encoding LicD family protein: MVKKADLRTSQLLMTKILSEIHSISEKNNIHYWLDSGTLLGAVRHKGFIPWDDDIDICMTREDYNKFIEVAKEQLSKDMLLQTFEDEKLESLWLKVRLKNTLLLERYDAEFHQGIFVDIFPVDQYPSNVKWRNFFKLYFKILVRIYKNKNLKIKNVNKENGSVIDKVRKACMIIFSKAFLFINDNYIIKRRKHFFKMIKILQKKESSNIYGYGLEVDNWSNFFDINDVFPVIDMEFEGFKFKAPNNYHNYLVNMYGESYLELPPEEKRPVHNQLLLIDLSEEEETYYNKRYNYDRLKV, from the coding sequence ATGGTTAAAAAGGCAGACTTAAGAACATCACAACTTTTGATGACAAAAATATTAAGTGAAATTCATTCTATTTCCGAAAAAAATAATATACACTATTGGCTTGATTCAGGCACATTGCTTGGGGCAGTAAGGCATAAGGGATTTATACCTTGGGATGATGACATAGACATATGTATGACTAGGGAGGATTATAACAAATTTATTGAAGTTGCTAAAGAGCAGCTATCAAAAGATATGTTACTTCAAACATTTGAGGATGAAAAGCTAGAATCACTTTGGTTAAAGGTTAGATTAAAAAATACTCTACTTTTAGAAAGGTATGATGCAGAATTTCACCAGGGAATTTTTGTAGATATATTTCCTGTAGATCAATATCCTAGCAATGTAAAATGGAGAAATTTTTTCAAGCTATATTTTAAGATTTTAGTAAGAATATATAAGAATAAAAACCTTAAAATCAAGAATGTAAATAAAGAGAACGGTAGTGTAATAGATAAAGTCAGAAAAGCCTGTATGATTATATTTTCAAAGGCCTTTTTATTTATAAATGATAATTATATTATAAAAAGGAGAAAGCATTTTTTTAAAATGATAAAAATTCTACAGAAGAAAGAATCCAGTAATATTTATGGTTATGGATTAGAAGTAGATAATTGGAGTAATTTTTTTGATATTAATGATGTTTTTCCTGTAATTGATATGGAGTTTGAAGGATTTAAATTTAAAGCACCTAATAATTATCATAATTATTTAGTAAATATGTATGGTGAAAGCTATTTAGAGTTACCTCCAGAGGAAAAACGTCCAGTACATAATCAATTATTATTGATAGATTTATCTGAAGAAGAAGAAACGTATTATAATAAGCGGTATAATTATGATAGACTTAAAGTTTAA
- a CDS encoding glycosyltransferase family 4 protein → MDKLNKIYLVGTTYPLEGSINGPSAVVSSLAKEFSKQNVVFEFLNYESGVQSKKKYIFTLAKKILFSRNVVFNVHTDGYIIPFIVMLLSKINRLNKYYLTVHGVHKMEIEYFKNPNKKNLILEKILYRYFDNLICVSNFLQKAINEIYNRKENVYVIHNGTYKVDEKYIEKKINNDQLKLIMTGGIKPIKGIFELIEVVDHIRNKLNINVSLDVYGGYHDINNLNKLNELIEKYNLQGYVNYKGIIKDKNELLNKYREADLNMCLSKFDTFNVAVIEAMSVGTPTIATNMCGASELISDYNNSFIVNYNSELNSQIAKIIRFLLDNNELYTKISEKAYLDIRNCSWQRTADKYIEIFNSIRL, encoded by the coding sequence ATGGATAAATTAAATAAAATTTATTTGGTTGGTACTACTTATCCATTGGAAGGATCTATTAATGGCCCTTCAGCAGTGGTATCATCATTAGCAAAAGAATTTTCAAAACAAAATGTAGTGTTTGAGTTTCTAAACTATGAATCAGGAGTTCAAAGTAAAAAAAAGTATATATTCACGTTAGCAAAAAAAATACTATTTTCTAGAAATGTAGTGTTTAATGTTCATACTGATGGCTATATTATTCCATTCATAGTAATGTTGTTAAGTAAAATTAATAGATTAAATAAGTATTATTTGACGGTTCATGGTGTTCATAAAATGGAAATTGAGTATTTCAAGAATCCTAATAAGAAAAATCTAATACTTGAAAAAATACTTTATAGATATTTCGATAATTTGATATGTGTATCAAATTTTCTTCAGAAAGCCATAAATGAGATATATAATAGGAAAGAAAATGTTTATGTAATTCATAATGGTACTTATAAAGTTGATGAAAAATATATTGAGAAGAAAATTAATAACGATCAATTGAAGTTAATAATGACTGGTGGAATTAAACCAATTAAAGGAATTTTTGAGTTGATTGAAGTAGTAGATCATATAAGGAATAAATTAAATATTAATGTTTCTTTAGATGTTTATGGGGGATACCATGATATTAATAATTTAAATAAATTAAATGAACTTATAGAGAAGTACAATTTACAAGGATATGTAAATTATAAGGGAATTATTAAAGACAAAAATGAATTATTGAATAAATATAGAGAAGCAGATTTAAATATGTGTTTATCAAAGTTTGATACATTTAATGTAGCCGTTATTGAAGCAATGTCAGTTGGAACTCCAACTATAGCAACTAATATGTGCGGAGCTTCAGAGCTAATTAGTGATTATAATAACAGTTTTATAGTTAATTATAATAGTGAATTAAACAGTCAAATTGCAAAAATAATAAGATTTCTACTCGATAATAATGAATTATACACAAAAATATCTGAAAAAGCCTATTTGGATATAAGAAATTGTTCATGGCAGCGAACAGCTGATAAATATATAGAGATTTTTAATAGTATAAGGTTATAA
- a CDS encoding glycosyltransferase family 4 protein encodes MERILFLHAGAELYGADIILLQVLKGIDTKEYKPYVILPNDGSLVEEIRALNIDVIVQDYPILRRQFFTPIGIIKYICKLIKSIFILKKFVIDNNIDIIHSNTLAVLEGGILNKITGKKHIWHVHEIIKHPNFLAKFFRVVTPRMATKIVCVSESVKENLVDNNSKYSEKFVVIHNGIDHYKFIPSFSESIREELSLPKDEILIGTIGRVNKIKGQEFLVDVAEKIIEKHKNVSFFIVGSVFSGQEHLMDNLKNKINEPTLKNKIFISEFRNDTPEIYNNLDIFVLPSVLPDSFPTVVLEAMASGLPIVANVTGGVKEMVEDNINGFLIYDISEDEMVKKIETLIKNKELRKTFGKNSRIIIEENFNLTKFYEKFYEVYR; translated from the coding sequence TTGGAAAGAATATTATTTTTGCATGCAGGGGCTGAACTTTATGGGGCAGATATTATACTGCTGCAAGTATTGAAAGGTATAGATACTAAGGAGTATAAACCATATGTTATATTACCTAATGATGGTTCGTTAGTAGAGGAAATAAGAGCATTAAATATAGATGTTATAGTGCAAGACTACCCCATTTTAAGAAGACAATTTTTTACTCCGATAGGTATAATAAAATATATTTGTAAACTGATTAAAAGTATATTTATATTGAAAAAATTTGTTATAGATAACAATATTGATATTATTCACTCAAATACACTGGCTGTACTTGAGGGGGGGATATTAAATAAAATTACTGGGAAAAAACATATTTGGCATGTGCATGAAATTATTAAGCACCCAAATTTTCTTGCTAAGTTTTTCAGAGTAGTGACACCGAGAATGGCCACAAAGATAGTTTGTGTTTCTGAGTCAGTAAAGGAAAATTTAGTTGATAATAATTCAAAGTACAGTGAAAAGTTTGTAGTTATTCATAATGGTATAGATCATTATAAATTTATACCTTCGTTTTCAGAAAGTATAAGAGAAGAATTATCCCTGCCTAAAGATGAAATATTAATTGGAACGATTGGAAGGGTTAATAAGATAAAGGGACAAGAATTTTTAGTAGATGTAGCAGAAAAGATAATAGAGAAGCATAAAAATGTAAGTTTTTTTATTGTAGGGAGTGTATTTAGTGGTCAAGAACATTTAATGGATAATTTAAAAAATAAGATAAATGAGCCTACATTAAAAAACAAAATATTTATAAGTGAATTTAGAAATGATACTCCCGAAATATATAACAACTTAGATATTTTTGTTCTTCCATCAGTTTTACCAGATTCATTTCCAACTGTTGTTTTAGAAGCTATGGCATCTGGACTTCCTATTGTTGCTAACGTAACAGGAGGAGTAAAAGAGATGGTTGAGGATAATATTAATGGATTCTTAATTTATGATATCAGTGAAGATGAAATGGTAAAAAAAATAGAGACTTTAATTAAAAATAAAGAGTTAAGAAAAACTTTTGGAAAGAATTCTAGGATTATTATTGAAGAAAATTTTAACTTAACAAAGTTTTATGAAAAATTCTATGAAGTATATAGATAG
- a CDS encoding N-acetylmuramoyl-L-alanine amidase, translated as MLKKLKMQRLVALIICFTIVLFNFTSIHAASLTPQMWIEYPIMNSELFKNDVQVSGWALNPSGISKVNIYLDGILLGQATTGIDRPDVDSSFPGYPDGSKSGFAYTISINKLTAGTHVINVEPVGKDGTTQKSSRTIIFKKTPIIGQASATQYQAEVWARSKNATETFVSLAEKYWRLASGRGGVNPAAAYAQAAKETGFGHFGGVIDESYYNPCGLKTSSGGSNTDPNAHQRFKDWEQGVTAHLDHLALYAGAPGYPRSDTPDPRHFSFLAGSAPSIEALGGSWAPSSSYGEEVVNLLREIENTKVGLPPKMYIESPGSGITASNNVTIYGWALNASGVKEANVMLDNQTIGKAILRQDRPDVNKAFSGYQPAVSYTFDLDVKKYSSGSHNVTVEVVGNDLSKDTRNITININKLEPKMWIETPNSGLKANKNFVLYGWSLNPSGVKEANILVNNKVIGKAQLRQDRPDVNNAFPGYPSAVSFTYEFDINQVPMGACNVTVNIIGNDGSEDSRQLSVNIEKPAPRMWVETPNSGMKTSRNVTIYGWALNASGIRDANVKIDGAVVGNPTISKDRPDVNNAFPGYQSAVSFSYELNIDTVDAGYRNVTIEVFGNDGSVDSRTIGIDVTKLVPKTWIESLGSSVKTSQTTRIYGWAINPTGVSKANIILDNNIIGQAVIRQDRPDVNNAYPAYPSAVSFTYDLDVSKYPIGNHILKVEILGNDGSKDVRNVDLTILKEMREWIEYPYANALVKSKFTVAGWALSPSPIKSINVYIDGSLKGYGNISGDRPDVNNAIPGYPMAKGYDYTVDITSERPGVHALTVEITNEDGDKVTKSVFVTKNIVYAIDIGHNVIYDGGATYKTSNGTVRIEDKYNMEVGTRVISILESMGYEVVNVLPKTATSVRDSLKQRTDKANAANADMYVCIHFNVGGGHGTEVYYDSDEGKKIAQDVLNNIVGLGYYNRGVKSNDYYVLVNTKAPAILIENAFLDSEEDMARYNPDDLAKAIVNGIKR; from the coding sequence ATGTTAAAAAAATTAAAAATGCAAAGGCTAGTAGCCTTAATTATTTGTTTTACTATTGTGCTATTTAATTTTACTAGTATACATGCAGCATCGTTAACTCCGCAAATGTGGATTGAGTATCCAATTATGAATTCGGAGTTGTTCAAAAACGATGTTCAAGTAAGTGGATGGGCATTAAATCCATCTGGGATTAGTAAGGTAAACATTTATTTAGATGGTATATTATTAGGACAAGCAACTACTGGGATTGACAGACCTGATGTTGACAGTAGTTTTCCAGGATATCCAGATGGAAGTAAAAGTGGGTTTGCTTATACAATTAGTATAAATAAACTTACAGCTGGAACTCATGTCATAAATGTAGAACCAGTAGGTAAAGATGGCACTACACAAAAATCAAGTAGAACTATAATTTTTAAAAAGACTCCAATTATTGGACAAGCCTCGGCTACTCAATATCAAGCGGAAGTTTGGGCTAGATCAAAAAATGCAACGGAAACATTTGTTTCTTTAGCAGAAAAATATTGGCGACTAGCTAGTGGGAGAGGCGGAGTAAATCCTGCTGCTGCATATGCGCAAGCAGCAAAAGAAACTGGGTTTGGTCATTTTGGTGGAGTGATTGATGAAAGTTATTACAATCCTTGTGGATTAAAAACCTCAAGTGGTGGAAGTAATACTGATCCAAATGCGCATCAAAGATTTAAAGACTGGGAACAGGGTGTAACAGCCCACTTAGATCATTTAGCTCTATATGCAGGTGCTCCAGGTTATCCAAGGAGTGACACACCTGATCCAAGACATTTTTCATTTTTAGCGGGTAGCGCCCCATCAATTGAGGCATTAGGTGGATCATGGGCACCGAGCTCTAGCTATGGTGAGGAAGTTGTAAACTTACTTAGGGAAATAGAAAACACTAAGGTAGGTTTACCGCCAAAAATGTATATAGAAAGCCCTGGATCTGGAATAACAGCAAGCAATAACGTTACTATATATGGTTGGGCATTAAATGCTTCAGGAGTAAAAGAAGCAAATGTAATGTTAGACAATCAAACTATTGGAAAAGCTATTTTAAGACAAGATAGACCTGATGTAAATAAAGCTTTTTCAGGATATCAACCAGCTGTTAGCTATACATTTGACTTAGATGTTAAGAAATATTCATCTGGGAGTCATAATGTAACTGTAGAAGTAGTTGGTAATGACTTATCCAAAGATACAAGAAATATAACCATAAATATAAATAAGCTTGAGCCTAAGATGTGGATAGAAACACCAAATTCAGGCTTAAAAGCAAATAAGAATTTTGTATTATATGGATGGTCTTTGAATCCTTCTGGAGTAAAAGAAGCTAATATATTAGTTAATAACAAAGTTATAGGTAAAGCACAATTAAGACAGGATAGGCCAGATGTAAATAATGCATTTCCAGGGTATCCTAGTGCAGTAAGTTTTACATATGAATTTGATATAAATCAAGTTCCAATGGGTGCATGTAATGTTACAGTTAATATCATTGGAAACGATGGTTCTGAAGATTCGCGTCAATTGAGTGTAAATATTGAAAAACCTGCACCAAGAATGTGGGTGGAAACACCAAACTCAGGAATGAAAACATCGCGGAATGTAACAATATATGGATGGGCATTAAATGCTTCGGGAATTAGAGATGCCAATGTTAAAATAGATGGAGCTGTTGTTGGTAATCCAACTATTTCTAAAGACAGACCAGATGTAAATAATGCATTTCCGGGTTATCAAAGTGCAGTAAGCTTCAGTTATGAACTTAATATAGATACTGTTGATGCAGGATATAGGAATGTAACTATAGAAGTATTTGGAAATGACGGAAGTGTAGATTCTCGAACTATAGGTATAGATGTAACAAAACTAGTGCCAAAAACATGGATTGAATCTTTGGGTTCTTCAGTTAAAACAAGCCAGACAACAAGAATATATGGATGGGCTATTAACCCAACAGGAGTAAGTAAAGCTAATATAATATTAGATAATAATATTATAGGCCAAGCAGTTATAAGGCAGGATAGGCCAGATGTAAATAATGCATATCCAGCCTACCCAAGTGCGGTAAGTTTTACCTATGATTTAGATGTAAGCAAATATCCTATTGGAAATCATATATTAAAAGTTGAGATACTTGGAAATGATGGTTCCAAAGATGTGAGAAATGTTGATCTAACCATACTTAAAGAAATGAGAGAGTGGATTGAATATCCATATGCTAATGCACTAGTAAAAAGTAAATTTACGGTTGCTGGTTGGGCATTAAGTCCAAGTCCAATTAAGAGTATAAATGTATATATTGATGGATCGCTTAAAGGATATGGGAACATTTCAGGTGACAGGCCAGATGTAAATAATGCAATTCCAGGATATCCAATGGCAAAGGGATATGACTATACAGTTGATATTACATCTGAAAGACCAGGTGTTCATGCCTTAACGGTTGAAATAACCAATGAGGATGGAGATAAGGTTACAAAGAGTGTATTTGTAACAAAGAATATTGTATATGCTATAGATATAGGACATAACGTTATATATGACGGTGGAGCAACCTATAAAACCTCAAATGGAACAGTAAGAATTGAAGATAAATATAATATGGAAGTTGGAACTAGGGTAATATCAATTTTAGAATCAATGGGATATGAGGTTGTAAATGTTCTTCCTAAAACAGCGACATCAGTGCGAGACTCATTAAAGCAAAGAACTGATAAAGCAAATGCAGCAAACGCAGATATGTATGTATGTATTCATTTTAATGTTGGTGGAGGGCATGGTACTGAAGTATACTATGATTCAGACGAAGGTAAAAAAATTGCTCAAGATGTTCTAAATAATATAGTAGGCTTAGGATATTATAATAGAGGTGTAAAATCTAATGACTATTATGTATTAGTTAATACTAAGGCACCAGCTATATTAATTGAAAATGCGTTTTTAGATTCAGAGGAAGATATGGCAAGATATAATCCAGATGATTTAGCTAAAGCTATTGTAAATGGTATAAAGAGATGA
- the cps2T gene encoding beta 1-4 rhamnosyltransferase Cps2T, translating into MKNVFIIGSKGIPAKYGGFETFVDNLVSRKKSNDIKYYVTCLTESDNVEREFEYNGATCFNIRIKDIGSAKAITYDIKSILECEKYINKNSLKNCCIYILACRIGPFLYYYKKRLEKQGIKVFVNPDGHEWKRSKWNKAIKTYWKFSEKLMVKEADLLICDSIEIERYIKTEYEKYNPKTKYISYGAEIENNNIEIDTEKLLEWYEKHNITENQYFLIVGRFVPENNYELMIREFMNSKTTKDLVIITNVEKNKFYDELLANTYFNNDSRIKFVGTVYDKKLIYAIRTKAFGYLHGHEVGGTNPSLLEALATTNMNLLLDVAFNKEVGREAAVYFDKKKGSLSSIIDEVDNYEQEDIDLMGIKGKKVIEEFYSWDKIICEYENLFNIY; encoded by the coding sequence ATGAAAAATGTTTTTATTATAGGGTCAAAGGGAATTCCAGCTAAATATGGTGGATTTGAGACATTTGTTGATAATTTAGTTTCAAGAAAGAAAAGTAATGATATAAAGTATTATGTAACCTGTTTAACTGAATCTGATAATGTTGAACGTGAATTTGAATATAATGGAGCTACATGCTTTAATATAAGAATTAAGGATATAGGTAGTGCGAAAGCCATAACCTATGATATTAAAAGCATATTGGAATGTGAAAAATATATTAATAAAAATTCCTTGAAAAATTGCTGTATATATATACTAGCATGTAGAATAGGTCCGTTTTTATATTATTATAAAAAAAGATTGGAAAAACAAGGAATAAAAGTTTTTGTAAATCCAGATGGTCATGAATGGAAAAGAAGCAAGTGGAATAAAGCAATAAAGACATATTGGAAGTTCTCAGAAAAGCTAATGGTAAAAGAAGCTGACTTACTTATCTGTGATTCTATTGAAATCGAAAGATATATTAAGACAGAGTATGAGAAGTATAATCCTAAAACTAAATATATTTCATATGGAGCAGAGATTGAAAATAATAATATTGAAATAGATACAGAAAAATTATTGGAATGGTATGAAAAGCACAATATAACAGAAAATCAATATTTTTTAATAGTTGGTCGATTTGTACCTGAAAATAATTATGAACTTATGATCAGAGAGTTTATGAACTCAAAGACTACTAAGGACTTGGTAATAATAACGAATGTTGAAAAAAATAAATTTTATGATGAATTATTAGCAAATACATACTTCAATAATGATAGTAGAATAAAATTTGTTGGAACTGTTTATGATAAAAAATTGATATATGCTATTAGAACAAAAGCCTTTGGTTATTTGCATGGGCATGAAGTAGGTGGAACAAATCCATCTCTATTAGAAGCATTAGCAACAACAAATATGAATTTATTATTAGATGTAGCATTTAATAAAGAAGTTGGAAGAGAAGCTGCAGTATATTTTGATAAGAAAAAAGGAAGTTTAAGTTCAATAATAGATGAAGTTGATAATTATGAGCAGGAAGATATAGATCTGATGGGCATTAAAGGCAAAAAGGTTATTGAGGAGTTTTATTCATGGGACAAAATCATCTGTGAATATGAAAACTTATTCAATATATATTAA
- a CDS encoding sugar transferase, translated as MKKDLPEQERYDDFGNVSISYFVIKRLIDIIGALCGIVLLSPIMLIVAIAIKFESKGPIIFAQERVGQHGKTFKMYKFRSMVVNAEELLSKLEDKNEMSGPMFKIKEDPRITKVGKFIRKTSIDELPQLLNVLKGDMSLVGPRPNLPKEVEKFSDYHKKKLIAKPGLTCYWQVMGRNSIGFEEWMKLDIKYLNDRSTLLDIKLIFKTFFVLFGDENAR; from the coding sequence TTGAAAAAAGATCTCCCAGAGCAAGAAAGATATGACGATTTTGGTAATGTGAGTATCAGTTATTTCGTAATAAAAAGATTAATTGATATAATTGGAGCTTTATGTGGAATAGTTTTATTAAGTCCAATAATGTTAATAGTGGCTATTGCAATAAAATTTGAGTCTAAAGGTCCTATTATTTTTGCTCAAGAAAGAGTTGGACAACATGGCAAGACTTTCAAAATGTATAAATTTAGATCTATGGTAGTAAATGCTGAAGAATTATTAAGCAAATTAGAAGATAAAAATGAAATGTCTGGCCCAATGTTTAAAATAAAAGAAGACCCACGGATAACAAAAGTGGGGAAATTTATAAGGAAAACAAGTATTGATGAATTACCACAGCTATTGAATGTTTTAAAGGGTGATATGTCACTAGTTGGACCTAGGCCCAATTTACCAAAGGAAGTAGAAAAGTTTTCAGATTATCATAAGAAAAAGTTGATTGCAAAGCCTGGACTCACTTGTTACTGGCAAGTTATGGGAAGAAATAGTATAGGCTTTGAAGAATGGATGAAACTTGATATAAAGTATTTGAATGATAGAAGTACATTGCTAGACATAAAGCTCATATTTAAGACTTTTTTTGTACTATTTGGAGATGAAAACGCTAGATAA